In one Pseudomonas sp. SG20056 genomic region, the following are encoded:
- the gatA gene encoding Asp-tRNA(Asn)/Glu-tRNA(Gln) amidotransferase subunit GatA translates to MHQFTLAEIARGLADKQFSAEELTRSLLARIAQLDPQLNSFITVTEELALEQAKAADARRAAGESGALLGAPIAHKDLFCTQDVLTSCGSKILTGFKAPYNATVVEKLASAGAVTLGKLNMDEFAMGSANESSHYGAVKNPWDLTRVPGGSSGGSAAAVAARLLPAATGTDTGGSIRQPAALTNLTGIKPTYGRVSRWGMIAYASSLDQGGPLARTAEDCGLMLQSMAGFDTKDSTSVDQPVDDYLAALSQPLNGLRIGLPKEYFGAGLDARIGEKVMAVVDTLKKLGATVKDISLPNMQHAIPAYYVIAPAEASSNLSRFDGVRFGYRCENPANLEDLYKRSRGEGFGAEVKRRIMVGTYALSAGYYDAYYLKAQKIRRLIKNDFVAAFHDVDVILGPTTPNLAWKLGEKNNDPVAAYLEDIYTITANLAGIPGLSMPAGFVDGLPVGVQLLGNYFQEGRLLNVAHQYQQVTDWHTHAPSGF, encoded by the coding sequence ATGCATCAATTTACCCTGGCCGAGATCGCCCGCGGACTCGCCGACAAGCAGTTTTCCGCCGAAGAACTGACCCGCAGCCTGTTGGCGCGCATCGCCCAACTCGACCCGCAGCTCAACAGCTTTATTACCGTTACCGAGGAGCTTGCGCTGGAGCAAGCCAAAGCAGCCGACGCACGCCGCGCGGCTGGCGAGAGCGGCGCTCTGCTCGGTGCACCGATCGCCCACAAGGACCTGTTCTGCACCCAGGACGTACTGACCAGCTGCGGCTCGAAAATCCTCACCGGCTTCAAGGCCCCGTATAACGCCACCGTGGTCGAGAAGCTCGCCAGCGCCGGCGCCGTGACCCTGGGCAAGCTGAACATGGACGAATTCGCCATGGGCTCGGCTAACGAGTCCAGCCACTACGGCGCGGTGAAAAACCCCTGGGACCTGACCCGCGTACCTGGCGGTTCTTCCGGTGGCTCCGCCGCTGCGGTGGCCGCACGCCTGCTGCCTGCCGCCACTGGCACCGATACCGGCGGCTCGATTCGCCAACCAGCAGCGCTGACCAACCTCACCGGGATCAAGCCAACCTATGGCCGCGTCTCGCGCTGGGGCATGATTGCCTATGCCTCCAGCCTCGACCAAGGCGGTCCACTGGCCCGCACGGCTGAAGACTGCGGATTGATGCTGCAAAGCATGGCCGGTTTCGACACCAAGGACTCGACCAGCGTCGATCAGCCGGTGGATGACTACCTCGCCGCCCTCAGCCAGCCGTTGAACGGCCTGCGCATCGGCCTGCCGAAGGAATACTTCGGTGCCGGCCTCGACGCTCGCATCGGTGAGAAGGTGATGGCCGTGGTCGACACGCTGAAAAAGCTCGGCGCGACCGTCAAAGACATCAGCCTGCCGAATATGCAGCACGCGATTCCCGCCTACTACGTAATCGCCCCAGCAGAAGCCAGCTCCAACCTGTCGCGCTTCGACGGCGTGCGCTTTGGTTATCGCTGCGAAAACCCGGCGAACCTGGAAGACCTGTACAAGCGCTCGCGCGGCGAAGGCTTCGGCGCCGAGGTGAAACGCCGCATCATGGTCGGCACCTACGCGCTGTCCGCCGGTTACTACGACGCTTATTACCTGAAGGCGCAGAAAATTCGCCGCCTGATCAAGAATGACTTTGTCGCCGCCTTCCATGACGTCGACGTGATCCTCGGCCCCACCACGCCGAATCTGGCCTGGAAGCTCGGCGAGAAGAACAACGATCCGGTCGCTGCCTACCTGGAAGACATCTACACCATTACCGCCAACCTCGCCGGCATCCCGGGTCTATCGATGCCTGCCGGCTTCGTCGACGGCCTGCCGGTCGGCGTACAGCTACTCGGCAACTATTTCCAGGAAGGCCGCCTGCTCAACGTCGCCCACCAGTACCAACAGGTCACTGACTGGCACACCCACGCACCGAGCGGATTCTGA
- the gatC gene encoding Asp-tRNA(Asn)/Glu-tRNA(Gln) amidotransferase subunit GatC, with protein sequence MALERSDVEKIAHLARLGLNEADIPGTTATLNNILGLIDQMQAVNTDGIEPLAHPLEATQRLRADQVTERNQREAYQAIAPAVENGLYLVPKVIE encoded by the coding sequence ATGGCGCTTGAACGCTCCGACGTGGAGAAAATCGCTCATCTGGCTCGACTGGGCCTGAATGAAGCCGATATCCCGGGTACCACTGCGACCCTTAATAACATTCTCGGCCTGATCGACCAGATGCAGGCGGTCAATACCGACGGCATCGAGCCGCTGGCTCACCCGCTGGAAGCCACTCAGCGCCTGCGCGCCGACCAGGTCACCGAACGCAACCAGCGCGAGGCCTACCAGGCCATCGCCCCGGCCGTGGAAAACGGCCTGTACCTGGTTCCGAAAGTCATCGAGTAA
- the mreB gene encoding rod shape-determining protein MreB: protein MFKKLRGMFSSDLSIDLGTANTLIYVRERGIVLNEPSVVAIRTHGNQKSVVAVGTEAKRMLGRTPGNIAAIRPMKDGVIADFSVCEKMLQYFINKVHENSFLQPSPRVLICVPCKSTQVERRAIRESALGAGAREVFLIEEPMAAAIGAGLPVEEARGSMVVDIGGGTTEIALISLNGVVYAESVRVGGDRFDEAIITYVRRNYGSLIGESTAERIKQEIGTAYAGGELREVDVRGRNLAEGVPRSFTLNSNEVLEALQESLATIVQAVKSALEQSPPELASDIAERGLVLTGGGALLRDLDKLLSQETGLPVIVAEDPLTCVARGGGKALEMMDRHTMDLLSSE, encoded by the coding sequence ATGTTCAAAAAACTGCGTGGCATGTTTTCCAGCGATCTGTCGATTGACCTGGGCACTGCCAATACCCTGATTTATGTTCGCGAGCGCGGCATCGTCCTGAACGAGCCGTCGGTCGTTGCTATTCGTACCCACGGTAACCAGAAGAGCGTGGTGGCGGTCGGAACCGAAGCCAAACGCATGCTCGGCCGTACCCCCGGCAACATTGCCGCCATCCGTCCGATGAAAGACGGCGTGATCGCCGACTTCAGTGTCTGCGAAAAGATGCTGCAGTACTTCATCAACAAGGTTCACGAAAACAGCTTTCTGCAGCCGTCGCCGCGCGTGCTGATCTGCGTACCGTGCAAATCCACCCAGGTGGAGCGCCGCGCCATTCGTGAATCGGCCCTCGGTGCCGGTGCCCGTGAAGTGTTTCTGATCGAAGAGCCAATGGCGGCTGCCATTGGTGCCGGCCTGCCGGTTGAAGAAGCTCGTGGTTCGATGGTCGTCGATATCGGTGGTGGTACCACGGAAATCGCGCTGATCTCGCTGAACGGCGTGGTTTATGCCGAATCCGTCCGCGTTGGCGGCGACCGTTTCGACGAAGCAATCATTACCTACGTGCGCCGCAATTATGGTTCGCTGATCGGCGAATCCACCGCTGAGCGTATCAAGCAGGAAATCGGCACCGCCTATGCCGGTGGCGAACTGCGCGAAGTCGACGTACGTGGCCGCAACCTGGCCGAAGGCGTACCGCGCAGCTTCACCCTTAACTCCAACGAAGTGCTCGAAGCGCTGCAGGAATCCCTGGCGACCATCGTCCAGGCGGTGAAAAGCGCGCTGGAGCAATCGCCTCCAGAACTGGCTTCCGACATTGCCGAGCGTGGTCTGGTGCTGACCGGCGGTGGCGCGTTGCTGCGTGATCTGGACAAACTGCTGTCGCAGGAAACCGGCCTGCCGGTTATCGTCGCCGAAGACCCGCTGACCTGCGTTGCACGCGGTGGCGGCAAGGCTCTGGAAATGATGGATCGCCACACCATGGACCTGCTGTCCTCGGAATAA
- the mreC gene encoding rod shape-determining protein MreC encodes MRLLVFSVLSAALMVVDARFTLLQPLRAQLGLIVEPVYWVGRLPVRVWESATQELSTRNELTAENEKLKAEQLMMQRRLQKLAALTEQNVRLRELLNSAALVDDEVLATELIGIDPNPFTHRILIDKGEKDGVVLGQPVLDARGLMGQVVEVMPYTSRVLLLTDTTHSIPVQVNRNGLRAIASGTGNPERLELRHVADTADIKEGDLLVSSGLGQRFPAGYPVAMVSEVIHDSGQPFAIVRAVPTATLNRSRYMLLVFTDPRTPEQRATESAQAQEALDREILQQAQPAQPAADVPVAPANPPEAAQ; translated from the coding sequence GTGCGCCTGCTGGTGTTCTCCGTGCTGTCGGCTGCGCTGATGGTGGTCGATGCGCGCTTCACTCTGTTGCAACCGCTGCGCGCGCAGCTGGGCCTGATTGTCGAGCCGGTCTACTGGGTCGGCCGCCTGCCGGTGCGGGTGTGGGAGAGCGCGACTCAGGAACTCAGTACGCGCAATGAGCTGACCGCCGAGAACGAGAAGCTCAAGGCCGAACAGCTGATGATGCAACGCCGCCTGCAGAAACTCGCCGCCCTCACCGAGCAGAACGTGCGCCTGCGCGAGCTGCTCAACTCGGCCGCCCTGGTTGATGACGAGGTGCTGGCCACCGAGCTGATCGGTATCGACCCCAATCCCTTTACCCACCGCATCCTGATCGACAAAGGCGAGAAGGACGGCGTGGTCCTGGGTCAGCCTGTGCTGGATGCCCGTGGCCTGATGGGCCAGGTGGTCGAGGTTATGCCCTATACCTCGCGAGTACTGCTGCTGACGGATACCACCCACAGCATTCCCGTGCAGGTCAATCGCAATGGCCTGCGCGCCATCGCCAGCGGCACCGGTAACCCGGAACGCCTGGAGTTGCGTCATGTGGCGGACACGGCGGATATCAAAGAAGGCGATCTGCTGGTCAGCTCCGGCCTCGGTCAGCGCTTCCCGGCCGGCTATCCGGTGGCCATGGTGTCGGAAGTGATCCACGACTCCGGTCAGCCTTTTGCGATTGTCCGTGCAGTGCCCACCGCTACGCTGAACCGCAGCCGTTACATGCTGTTGGTGTTCACTGATCCGCGCACCCCGGAACAGCGGGCCACCGAATCGGCGCAGGCGCAGGAAGCCCTGGATCGTGAAATTCTGCAGCAGGCGCAACCCGCGCAGCCTGCGGCTGATGTGCCAGTGGCGCCCGCCAATCCGCCGGAGGCAGCGCAATAA
- the mreD gene encoding rod shape-determining protein MreD, which yields MAARSSNIWAVWLTFALALLLSVSSMPKFMELGRPLWLALFLTYWVLALPHRVGMTTAWVIGLLADVLNGSLLGQNALILTLITFLVLTLHQRLRMFPMWQQSTVLLVVFGLAQLVQLWLNALTGSRPPTLAFVLPALVSALLWPWVCTLLRGLHQRLGVN from the coding sequence ATGGCCGCACGATCAAGCAATATCTGGGCGGTCTGGCTGACGTTTGCCCTGGCGCTGCTGCTTAGCGTGTCGAGCATGCCTAAGTTCATGGAGTTGGGCCGGCCGCTGTGGTTAGCGCTGTTTCTGACCTATTGGGTGCTGGCTTTGCCGCATCGCGTGGGCATGACCACGGCTTGGGTCATTGGTTTGTTGGCTGATGTGCTGAATGGCAGTTTGCTGGGGCAGAATGCACTGATCCTGACCCTGATTACCTTTCTGGTGCTGACCCTGCATCAGCGTTTGCGCATGTTCCCCATGTGGCAGCAAAGTACCGTGCTGCTGGTGGTGTTCGGCCTCGCTCAGCTGGTGCAGCTGTGGTTGAACGCCTTGACCGGTAGCCGCCCGCCAACCCTGGCGTTTGTCTTGCCGGCCTTGGTCAGCGCCTTGCTCTGGCCCTGGGTCTGCACGTTGCTGCGCGGGCTGCATCAGCGTCTGGGCGTCAATTAA
- a CDS encoding Maf family protein, whose protein sequence is MATLYLASGSPRRRELLTQIAVPFLTQIAPIDENALPGESPIAYVERLALSKAQAGLAALTDTANAVVLGADTAVVLDGRILGKPTDRADALATLSDLSGRTHEVLTAVALVSRERQVSRVVTSQVTFRALSQAEIEAYWASGEPQDKAGCYGIQGLAAVFISQLQGSYSAVVGLPLCETAELLAEFAIPCWQSLPVHSQEVAGRG, encoded by the coding sequence ATGGCCACCCTCTATCTCGCCTCCGGATCGCCGCGTCGGCGTGAATTGCTGACGCAAATTGCTGTGCCCTTCCTCACGCAAATCGCCCCCATCGATGAAAATGCATTGCCAGGTGAGTCGCCAATCGCCTATGTAGAGCGTCTGGCGCTTAGCAAAGCGCAAGCTGGGCTGGCTGCTTTGACCGATACCGCGAATGCCGTGGTGCTCGGTGCTGATACGGCTGTGGTGCTTGATGGACGAATTCTTGGCAAGCCGACCGACCGCGCCGATGCGTTGGCGACGCTCAGTGATCTGTCTGGGCGAACCCATGAGGTGCTGACGGCTGTGGCGCTGGTCAGCCGCGAACGCCAGGTTTCGAGAGTGGTCACAAGCCAGGTGACCTTCCGCGCCTTGAGTCAGGCCGAAATCGAGGCTTACTGGGCCAGCGGCGAGCCGCAGGACAAGGCCGGGTGTTACGGTATTCAAGGCCTGGCGGCGGTATTTATCAGCCAGTTGCAGGGCAGTTATTCGGCGGTGGTTGGTTTGCCGCTGTGTGAAACTGCCGAGTTGCTCGCAGAATTTGCTATTCCGTGCTGGCAGTCGCTGCCAGTTCACAGTCAAGAGGTTGCGGGTCGCGGGTGA
- the rng gene encoding ribonuclease G, translating into MSEEILINITPMESRVAVVENGVLQEVHVERTQKRGIVGNIYKGKVVRVLPGMQAAFIDIGLERAAFIHAAEISTREGSAVESISALVHEGQSLVVQVTKDPIGSKGARLTTQLSIPSRYLVYMPRTAHVGISLKIEDEAERERLKQVVADCVAAEGIEESGGFILRTAADGAGADEILADIRYLRRLWEQIATQMKVGPTPLVIYEDLSLALRTLRDLVNPKIEKIRVDSRETFGKITQFVDELMPEIADRLEHYPGERPIFDLYGVEDEIQKALERKVPLKSGGYLIIDPAEAMSTIDVNTGAFVGHRTLEETIFKTNLEAATAIARQLRLRNIGGIIIIDFIDMEDEEHQRQVLRTLEKQLERDHAKTNIIGITELGLVQMTRKRTRESLEQVLCEPCSACQGRGKLKTAETTCYEIFREILREARAYQPEGYRVLANQKVVDRLLDEESGNVADLEAFIGRTIKFQVETMYSQEQYDVVLL; encoded by the coding sequence ATGAGTGAAGAGATCCTGATCAACATCACGCCGATGGAATCGCGCGTGGCGGTGGTGGAAAACGGCGTACTGCAGGAAGTGCATGTAGAGCGCACGCAGAAGCGTGGCATCGTCGGCAATATCTACAAGGGCAAGGTGGTGCGCGTGCTGCCGGGTATGCAGGCGGCCTTTATTGATATCGGGCTGGAGCGTGCGGCGTTTATTCATGCCGCGGAAATTTCCACCCGCGAAGGCTCTGCGGTGGAAAGCATCAGCGCCCTGGTGCATGAAGGTCAGAGCCTGGTGGTGCAAGTGACCAAGGATCCGATTGGCAGCAAGGGCGCGCGCCTGACCACCCAGCTGTCGATTCCTTCGCGCTACCTGGTGTACATGCCGCGTACTGCCCACGTTGGCATCTCGCTGAAAATTGAGGACGAAGCCGAGCGTGAGCGCCTCAAGCAGGTTGTGGCCGATTGCGTGGCTGCCGAAGGTATCGAGGAAAGCGGCGGTTTTATCCTGCGTACGGCGGCTGATGGCGCCGGGGCCGATGAGATCCTCGCCGACATCCGCTACCTACGCCGCCTGTGGGAGCAGATCGCCACGCAGATGAAAGTCGGCCCAACGCCGCTGGTGATCTACGAGGACCTGTCCCTGGCGCTGCGCACTCTGCGTGACCTGGTCAACCCGAAGATCGAGAAGATTCGCGTCGACTCGCGCGAGACCTTCGGCAAGATCACCCAGTTTGTCGATGAGCTGATGCCGGAAATCGCCGACCGCCTGGAGCATTACCCGGGGGAGCGGCCAATCTTCGATCTGTATGGCGTTGAGGATGAAATCCAGAAAGCGCTGGAGCGCAAGGTGCCGCTCAAGTCCGGCGGTTACCTGATCATCGATCCAGCCGAGGCGATGAGCACCATCGATGTGAATACCGGCGCGTTTGTCGGCCACCGCACGCTGGAAGAGACCATCTTCAAGACCAATCTGGAAGCCGCAACAGCGATTGCTCGCCAGCTGCGCCTGCGCAATATCGGCGGGATCATCATCATCGACTTCATCGACATGGAAGATGAAGAGCACCAGCGCCAGGTACTGCGTACCCTGGAGAAGCAGCTGGAGCGCGACCACGCCAAGACCAACATCATCGGCATCACCGAGCTTGGCCTGGTGCAGATGACCCGCAAGCGCACCCGTGAAAGTCTCGAACAGGTGCTCTGCGAGCCATGCAGCGCCTGTCAGGGGCGCGGCAAGCTGAAAACGGCGGAAACCACCTGCTACGAAATCTTCCGCGAAATTCTGCGTGAGGCGCGGGCCTATCAACCGGAAGGTTATCGCGTGTTGGCCAATCAAAAGGTGGTCGATCGCCTGCTTGATGAAGAGTCAGGCAATGTCGCCGATTTGGAAGCCTTTATCGGTCGCACCATCAAGTTCCAGGTTGAAACCATGTATTCCCAGGAACAGTACGATGTGGTGCTGCTCTGA
- a CDS encoding YhdP family protein: MAALARLVTLLLRTALGLCALTLVLAALYVSLGRELVPLVAEYRLEAEDKAREALAMPVQIGALEGLWQGFSPVLTAHDVEVGEGPGALQLDQVRVVPDVLASLLARQLRIARLELDGVQLVVQQAEDGSWSLKGLPQRNEPAPLDLAQVLTQSQILKRLSLFNSQVTIQAFDQPARTLTYVNLTLRNGSARQRLDGRLLLPDGQPLALQLRSRINAKHWQDAQADLYLSLPQSDWAAWVPASLLTQWRLEQLQLGGEVWLSWANGGIQRAVSRLHVPQLKAGYAGRESVALNNLALNAYFTRTELGFKLLLDDLAFSRNEQRWGEVRVALTQQAESAEVQEQWVLSADRLDLAPLQPLVAGLAPLPDKGLALLEQLKPHGALRNIQLDYRPQLTDSKRLQFSANLERIGFAAYLGSPAAENVSGSISGDLGQGELRVDSENFSLHLDTLFPKPWHYQKANALLTWQIDEQAFTLRSPYLQVLGEEGPAAGDFLIRLRFDPAQEDYMDLRVGLRNGDARFTEKYLPSRAPGMSADLDAWLKSAIRGGAVDEGYFQYQGSLNKGAENTSRSISLFFAVHDAELAFQPGWPALREGRGKVLIEDSGVRVELAEGRILDSQVSNAQALIATSLPGQPPRLLLTSELSSNVDDALHILQQAPIGTAETFAGWTGAGALAGKLKLDLPLRKGLAPAVVVDFATENAQLSLPTPPLQFSQLQGAFRYNTASGLSAPDIRAQVLGHAVRAKALAEGARGKARSRIEASGQIAVKELSTWLGVTQPLPVSGNLPYRLNLTLDGADSQLRVSSSLKGATLALPAPFGKTAAEERTTQWRMTLGGREQRYWLDYADLLSLTFAASPGRFNQGRGEIRLADGAASLPTSQGLRVRGRVAELDWSAWQQVLQPYASVPIGDAQRLFKDAQLRIGRFTGFGISLDALEVAVKRDAATWAVSLDSPQLKGLVGLPDARELPIALTLDYLRFPAAEKKVAGEPVIDAPDPLASVDPSSFPALDVRIAEVYQGIEPLGSWSLKARPVSAGVHFNELDLNLKGLKISGRATWLNAANGVRTSYKGRMEGADLADVLIAWGFAPTASSRDFHMDVDGNWPGSPAWFGLKRFSGTLDASLRKGQFSEVEGPASALRVFGLLNFNSIGRRLRLDFSDLLGKGLSYDRVKGLLVADNGVFVTREPITLTGPSSNLELNGTLDMANDRIDAKLLVTLPVTNNLPLAALIVGAPAIGGALFIADKLLGDRVARFASVQYDVKGAWQNPDISFDKPFEKPQ, encoded by the coding sequence ATGGCCGCGTTGGCGCGCTTGGTTACCCTGCTGCTGCGTACGGCATTGGGGCTGTGCGCTTTGACGCTGGTATTAGCGGCGCTGTATGTCAGCCTCGGGCGCGAGCTGGTGCCGCTGGTCGCCGAATACCGCCTGGAAGCTGAAGACAAGGCCCGTGAAGCGTTGGCCATGCCGGTGCAGATCGGTGCATTGGAAGGGCTCTGGCAGGGGTTTTCACCCGTACTGACCGCTCACGATGTTGAGGTCGGTGAGGGCCCAGGTGCCTTGCAGCTGGATCAGGTGCGTGTGGTACCCGATGTACTGGCCAGCCTGTTGGCGCGTCAGTTGCGCATTGCCCGGCTTGAGCTGGATGGCGTGCAGCTGGTCGTGCAGCAAGCTGAAGACGGTAGCTGGTCGCTCAAGGGCTTACCGCAGCGCAATGAACCCGCGCCGCTCGATCTGGCTCAGGTGCTGACACAGTCGCAGATACTCAAGCGCCTGTCGTTGTTTAACAGCCAAGTCACCATACAGGCCTTCGATCAGCCGGCGCGGACCCTGACCTATGTAAACCTCACCCTGCGTAACGGCAGCGCGCGTCAGCGCCTGGACGGCCGTCTGCTGTTGCCCGATGGCCAGCCGCTGGCCCTGCAGTTGCGCTCGCGCATAAACGCCAAGCACTGGCAAGACGCCCAAGCCGATCTGTATCTGAGCCTGCCACAGAGCGACTGGGCGGCCTGGGTACCGGCGAGCCTACTGACGCAATGGCGGCTTGAGCAGTTGCAGCTGGGCGGCGAGGTCTGGCTGAGCTGGGCTAATGGCGGCATACAGCGGGCTGTCAGTCGCCTGCATGTGCCGCAGCTCAAGGCCGGCTATGCCGGGCGCGAATCAGTGGCGCTGAATAACCTGGCGCTGAATGCCTATTTCACCCGCACCGAGCTGGGCTTCAAGTTGTTGCTGGATGACCTGGCCTTTAGCCGTAATGAACAGCGCTGGGGTGAAGTACGCGTGGCGTTGACTCAGCAGGCGGAAAGCGCAGAAGTGCAGGAGCAATGGGTGCTGAGTGCTGATCGCCTCGACCTGGCGCCGCTGCAGCCTCTGGTAGCGGGGCTTGCGCCACTGCCTGACAAAGGCCTGGCGCTGCTTGAGCAACTCAAGCCGCATGGTGCACTGCGCAATATTCAGCTCGACTACCGGCCGCAGCTGACCGATAGCAAACGCCTGCAGTTCTCGGCCAATCTGGAGCGCATCGGCTTTGCCGCATACCTTGGCTCACCGGCCGCAGAAAATGTCAGCGGCAGTATCAGTGGCGATCTGGGCCAGGGTGAGCTGCGTGTCGATAGCGAAAATTTTTCCCTGCACCTCGACACCCTGTTCCCCAAGCCTTGGCACTATCAAAAGGCCAATGCTCTGCTGACCTGGCAGATTGATGAGCAGGCGTTCACCCTGCGCAGCCCTTATCTGCAGGTGCTGGGTGAAGAGGGGCCGGCCGCCGGCGATTTCCTGATTCGCCTGCGCTTCGACCCGGCGCAAGAAGACTATATGGACCTGCGTGTGGGGCTGCGTAACGGCGATGCGCGCTTTACCGAGAAATACCTGCCAAGTCGGGCGCCGGGCATGAGTGCCGATCTGGATGCCTGGTTGAAAAGTGCCATCCGTGGTGGCGCGGTGGATGAAGGCTATTTCCAGTACCAGGGTTCGCTGAACAAGGGCGCGGAAAATACCTCGCGCAGCATCAGTCTGTTCTTCGCCGTGCATGACGCCGAACTGGCCTTTCAGCCCGGTTGGCCGGCGCTGCGCGAGGGGCGTGGCAAGGTGTTGATCGAAGACAGCGGTGTGCGCGTCGAGCTGGCTGAAGGACGTATCCTCGATAGCCAGGTGAGCAATGCCCAGGCGCTGATTGCCACTTCGTTGCCGGGTCAGCCACCGCGTTTGTTGTTGACCAGCGAGCTGAGCAGCAATGTCGATGATGCCCTGCATATCCTGCAGCAGGCCCCGATTGGCACCGCAGAAACTTTCGCTGGCTGGACTGGCGCGGGAGCGTTAGCCGGTAAACTCAAGCTCGATCTGCCGCTGCGCAAGGGCTTGGCTCCGGCAGTGGTGGTGGATTTCGCTACTGAAAACGCGCAGCTCAGCCTGCCTACTCCGCCGCTGCAGTTCAGTCAGCTGCAGGGGGCATTTCGCTACAACACCGCCAGTGGCCTCAGTGCCCCGGACATTCGTGCCCAAGTGCTCGGCCATGCGGTGCGCGCCAAGGCTCTGGCCGAAGGTGCGCGGGGTAAAGCGCGCAGCCGCATTGAGGCCAGCGGGCAGATCGCCGTCAAGGAGCTGAGTACCTGGCTGGGGGTGACCCAGCCGCTGCCCGTCAGTGGCAATCTGCCGTATCGCCTCAATCTGACTCTGGACGGCGCCGACAGTCAGCTGCGCGTCAGTTCCAGCCTTAAAGGTGCGACGCTGGCGCTACCGGCACCGTTCGGCAAGACCGCTGCCGAGGAGCGCACGACGCAGTGGCGTATGACCCTGGGCGGCCGTGAACAGCGCTACTGGCTGGATTACGCTGACTTGCTGAGCCTGACCTTCGCCGCCAGCCCTGGCCGGTTCAACCAGGGGCGGGGCGAAATTCGCCTGGCCGACGGTGCGGCCAGCCTGCCTACTAGCCAGGGCTTGCGGGTGCGCGGGCGCGTAGCAGAGTTGGACTGGTCGGCCTGGCAGCAGGTGTTGCAGCCCTATGCCAGCGTGCCAATCGGTGATGCGCAGCGGCTGTTCAAGGATGCCCAGTTGCGCATTGGTCGCTTCACCGGCTTTGGCATCAGCCTGGATGCGCTGGAAGTGGCAGTGAAACGCGATGCCGCAACCTGGGCGGTCAGCCTCGACAGCCCGCAGCTGAAAGGCCTGGTCGGCTTGCCGGATGCCCGTGAGCTGCCGATTGCGCTGACGCTCGACTATCTGCGCTTCCCGGCGGCAGAGAAGAAAGTTGCCGGTGAGCCTGTAATCGATGCGCCCGATCCGCTGGCAAGTGTCGATCCGAGTAGCTTCCCGGCGCTGGACGTGCGGATCGCCGAGGTCTATCAGGGCATCGAACCGCTTGGCAGTTGGTCGCTCAAGGCGCGCCCGGTCAGCGCCGGTGTGCATTTCAATGAGTTGGATCTCAATCTCAAAGGCCTGAAGATTAGCGGCCGCGCCACCTGGCTAAACGCCGCAAATGGCGTGCGCACGAGCTACAAAGGGCGTATGGAAGGCGCCGATCTGGCTGATGTACTGATCGCCTGGGGCTTTGCACCGACCGCTAGCAGCCGTGACTTTCATATGGATGTTGATGGTAACTGGCCCGGCTCGCCTGCCTGGTTCGGCCTGAAGCGTTTCAGCGGCACGCTGGATGCTTCGCTGCGCAAAGGCCAGTTCTCCGAGGTGGAAGGGCCCGCTTCGGCGCTGCGCGTATTTGGTCTGCTGAACTTCAACTCGATTGGCCGGCGCCTGCGTCTGGACTTCTCTGACCTGCTCGGCAAAGGTTTGAGTTATGACCGGGTCAAGGGACTGCTGGTAGCTGATAACGGCGTGTTCGTTACTCGCGAGCCAATCACCCTGACCGGGCCGTCGAGCAATCTTGAACTCAATGGCACCCTGGATATGGCCAATGATCGGATTGATGCCAAGTTGTTGGTGACCTTGCCGGTGACCAACAACCTGCCACTGGCTGCGCTGATAGTCGGCGCACCGGCCATCGGCGGGGCGCTGTTTATTGCCGATAAGCTCTTGGGTGACCGCGTGGCGCGCTTTGCGAGTGTGCAGTACGACGTCAAGGGCGCCTGGCAGAACCCAGACATCAGCTTCGACAAGCCCTTCGAAAAACCTCAGTAA